Proteins from one Cicer arietinum cultivar CDC Frontier isolate Library 1 chromosome 3, Cicar.CDCFrontier_v2.0, whole genome shotgun sequence genomic window:
- the LOC101515092 gene encoding protein CHLOROPLAST J-LIKE DOMAIN 1, chloroplastic, which translates to MALTISNTLHCPKFNFSRNYFPPQISTSLRFPKRTTWNDRKIICASASAAGSTNPNGDLNPYEVLGVSPIEKFDMIKAAYTKKKKEAEINGDEATASRLEKAYDKVMMAQLSNRKKGVTFGSFKVSKDIKYADKQPIIPWGPRFAKSSENDMRINLAVAAAFTAWIVVTRSAEYKPLQFLAFAFVYRLFEKLKSFESPKSPTVNADGEDPGEGLRMGKRLLRSLALVFGCVAVSSLAYTFVLNIIESASGYIPSLLYNSQELIITASSAIMLYILTSFYR; encoded by the exons ATGGCTTTGACAATCTCAAACACACTCCACTGccctaaattcaatttctccCGCAACTATTTCCCTCCCCAAATTTCAACCTCTCTCAG GTTTCCCAAGAGAACAACATGGAATGACAGAAAAATTATCTGTGCTTCTGCATCTGCAGCAGGAAGTACTAATCCTAATGGTGACTTAAATCCTTATGAG GTTCTAGGTGTAAGCCCTATTGAGAAGTTTGATATGATCAAGGCAGCATATaccaaaaaaaagaaagaggCTGAGATAAATGGCGACGAAGCAACTGCTTCCAGA CTAGAAAAGGCATATGACAAAGTTATGATGGCTCAATTGAGTAATCGGAAAAAGGGTGTGACGTTTGGATCATTTAAG GTTTCAAAGGATATAAAGTATGCTGACAAGCAGCCAATTATACCTTGGGGGCCAAG GTTTGCTAAATCAAGTGAAAATGATATGCGCATCAACTTGGCAGTTGCTGCTGCTTTT ACAGCTTGGATCGTGGTCACTCGCAGTGCTGAATATAAACCCTTGCAGTTTTTAGCCTTTGCTTTTGTTTATAGGctttttgagaaattaaaatcCTTTGAATCTCCTAAAAGCCCCACAGTAAAT GCAGATGGTGAAGATCCAGGAGAAGGACTGCGCATGGGAAAGAGACTGCTCCGGTCGCTGGCCTTGGTTTTTGGATGTGTAGCTGTTTCATCCTTG GCATACACTTTCGTTTTGAACATAATTGAGTCTGCTAGTGGTTATATTCCATCTCTTCTTTACAACAGTCAG GAGTTGATAATCACCGCATCATCGGCTATCATGCTTTATATTTTGACATCTTTTTATAGATAG
- the LOC101514441 gene encoding zinc finger CCCH domain-containing protein 44-like: MSKNRENNAKRKLSFQPKPEEKEEDWCFECKDGGQLVFCDHKKCGKVYHQDCLGKDESFFDTAKSWVCARHYCLNCIKPSKFCCLGCPNSVCKKCVSTSEFTVVRGVQGLCCDCVKIVEIIEQNLDHDSEGTKITLDDRETYECLFKEYWENVKVIEGLTDDDISSALSNYRKGKDVVLLTSSSEGEEEKQNDSNTNEDYRDMHRRTKRKKYNSMTFVGWASEPLFSFLASIGKYKTEPMTQWAVRTLIFEYIKKKNLYHPKDKRKFLPDQKLFPIFKKKTMSINQIYSRLEFHFAKELDYSAREKTQGQNENSSADKSIDDQTCMERKLSNLIAKPLLKKGDLFIKSGCFASIHANNIAHVYLKRSLVLELSKRAKSFVSKVVGTFVRARVNSNDHKQRNSYHLVRVLGVIHDEMSNGILLQVSFVPNAIPISELSDDDFTEQECEDLQQKVKAKLLPKLNVGDLQEKATSLHKDITKHWIVTRLVYLRVQIERANLRGRTKEKIALLEEREELEQPWKQEQLLKCMPTVFPEFMEAKYNETDEDDGETESQED; encoded by the exons ATGTCCAAAAACAGAGAAAATAATGCCAAGAGAAAGCTTTCCTTTCAACCAAAACCtgaggaaaaagaagaagattGGTGCTTTGAATGCAAGGATGGTGGACAACTAGTTTTCTGTGATCACAA gAAATGTGGTAAAGTTTATCATCAAGACTGTCTTGGAAAGGATGAATCTTTTTTTGATACTGCAAAATCTTGGGTTTGTG cTAGGCATTATTGCCTCAACTGCATTAAACCCTCAAAGTTCTGTTGCCTTGGCTGTCCAAATTCTGTATGCAAAAAGTGTGTTTCTACTTCGGAATTTACAGTAGTTAGAGGTGTTCAAGGGTTGTGCTGCGACTGTGTGAAGATAGTAGAGATTATAGAACAAAATTTGGACCATGACTCTGAGGGG ACCAAAATAACTTTGGATGACAGAGAAACATATGAATGTCTATTCAAGGAATACTGGGAAAATGTTAAGGTAATCGAAGGATTGACCGATGATGATATCTCGTCTGCACTGTCCAACTATAGAAAAGGTAAAGATGTTGTGCTTCTTACAAGTAGCAGTGAaggtgaagaagaaaaacaaaatgacTCCAACACTAATGAAGATTATAGAGATATGCATAGGCGGACCAAACGGAAGAAGTACAATTCAATGACATTCGTCGGATGGGCATCAGAACCTCTCTTTAGCTTCCTTGCATCCATTGGGAAATATAAAACAGAACCAATGACACAATGGGCTGTAAGAACTCTCATATTTGAATACATTAAGAAGAAAAATCTTTATCACCCGAAAGACAAAAGGAAATTCCTCCCTGATCAAAAGTTATTTcctatatttaaaaagaaaactatGTCGATAAATCAGATATATTCTCGACTGGAGTTTCACTTTGCAAAAGAATTGGATTATTCGGCCAGGGAGAAAACTCAAGGTCAAAACGAAAACAGTTCTGCAGACAAGTCTATAGATGATCAGACATGTATGGAAAGAAAATTATCGAACTTAATAGCAAAACCTCTTTTGAAAAAAGGAGATTTGTTTATAAAATCTGGATGTTTTGCATCCATACATGCCAATAATATAGCGCATGTCTACCTTAAACGAAGTTTGGTGCTAGAGTTGTCTAAACGGGCCAAAAGCTTTGTGAGTAAGGTTGTTGGAACCTTTGTTAGAGCAAGAGTAAATTCCAATGATCATAAGCAAAGAAATTCATATCATCTTGTGAGAGTTCTag GTGTTATACATGACGAAATGTCTAATGGAATACTCTTGCAAGTTTCCTTCGTACCTAATGCCATTCCCATTTCTGAGCTCTCCGATGATGACTTCACAGAG CAAGAATGTGAGGATTTGCAGCAAAAAGTGAAAGCCAAGTTGCTACCAAAATTAAATGTT GGTGATCTTCAAGAGAAGGCTACAAGTCTTCACAAGGATATAACAAAACAT TGGATTGTGACACGCCTTGTCTATTTGCGAGTTCAAATCGAGCGTGCGAATCTCAGAGGACGTACAAAAGA AAAAATTGCATTACTAGAAGAAAGAGAAGAGCTTGAACAACCATGGAAACAAGAACAATTGTTGAAGTGTATGCCAACAGTTTTCCCCGAGTTTATGGAGGCGAAATATAACGAAACTGATGAAGACGACGGGGAAACAGAGAGTCAGGAGGACTAA
- the LOC101514767 gene encoding transcription factor MYB4-like has product MTKTPCCERMGMRKGPWSDEEDQILISHIQTYGHGNWRALPKQAGLLRCGKSCRLRWKNYLRPDIKRGKFSDEEEDSIIKLHEILGNKWSTIAARLPGRTDNEVKNFWHTHLKKRVQKNKVQNANTSYSYNTLLDAQASDVSSVGEKSVISKYCLASTKEPNIVSPGFYNAISCDTLGENVGNHSSSQISEEMEFWYNVFIKSAQPS; this is encoded by the exons ATGACGAAGACTCCTTGTTGTGAAAGGATGGGAATGAGGAAAGGACCATGGAGTGATGAAGAAGATCAAATATTGATTTCTCATATTCAAACATATGGTCATGGAAATTGGCGTGCCCTTCCTAAACAAGCTG GTTTGTTAAGGTGTGGTAAGAGTTGTAGACTTCGTTGGAAAAATTATTTGAGACCAGATATCAAACGAGGAAAATTTAGCGACGAAGAAGAAGATTCAATCATAAAACTACATGAAATTCTCGGAAATAA ATGGTCAACTATTGCAGCAAGATTACCCGGACGAACAGACAATGAAGTAAAAAACTTTTGGCATACTCATTTGAAGAAAAGGGTCCAAAAAAATAAAGTGCAAAATGCCAATACTTCTTACTCATATAATACTTTGCTAGATGCACAAGCAAGTGACGTTTCTAGTGTCGGTGAAAAAAGTGTTATTTCCAAATATTGTTTAGCCTCAACCAAGGAACCAAACATTGTAAGCCCAGGATTTTACAATGCAATATCTTGTGATACTTTAGGAGAAAATGTAGGTAATCATAGTTCAAGTCAGATTAGTGAAGAAATGGAATTTTGGTACAATGTATTCATTAAATCAGCGCAGCCATCATGA
- the LOC101515415 gene encoding low-specificity L-threonine aldolase 1-like isoform X1: MLDCMKLFITEKMATRTVDIRSDTVTKPTESMRVAMANADVDDDVLGRDPSCFRLENEVAKIMGKEAGLFVPSGTMGNLISVLVHCDIRGSEVILGDNSHIHIYELGGIATIGGVHPRTVRNNEDGTMDVDLIEAAIRDPKAELAYPTTRLICLENSHGNTGGRCLSVEYIERVGEVAKKHGLKLHIDGARIFNASVALGVPTDKLVRAADSVSVCLSKGLGAPVGSVIVGSNSFITKARRLRKTLGGGMRQVGVLCAAALVALQENVGKLESDHKNARFFADGLNKIKGLKVDISSVETNMVFIEIEESSGTTAAKICKDLEDYGILLLPIGSSRLRVVFHHQISNSDVKYALSCFQQAVSGGLNENGN; encoded by the exons ATGCTTGATTGTATGAAGTTATTTATAACAG AGAAAATGGCAACCAGGACAGTGGATATTCGGTCAGATACTGTCACAAAGCCAACTGAATCGATGCGAGTTGCAATGGCAAATGCTGATGTCGATGATGATGTTCTTGGCCGTGACCCTTCTTGTTTTCGCTTAGAAAACGAGGTTGCGAAAATAATGGGGAAGGAAGCTGGTCTTTTTGTACCATCGGGCACTATGGGGAACCTCATATCTGTGCTTGTTCATTGTGATATCAGAGGCAGTGAAGTTATTCTTGGAGACAATTCCCACATCCATATTTATGAGCTTGGTGGCATTGCAACCATTGGAGGAGTACATCCACGAACAGTTAGAAACAATGAAGATGGAACCATGGACGTCGATTTGATTGAAGCTGCTATCAGAGATCCAAAGGCCGAACTCGCTTATCCAACCACAAGGCtcatttgtttggaaaattctCATGGAAA CACTGGTGGTAGATGCCTATCAGTAGAATATATAGAGAGAGTTGGTGAGGTTGCTAAGAAGCATGGATTGAAGCTTCACATTGATGGTGCCCGCATATTCAATGCATCAGTT GCACTTGGTGTTCCTACGGATAAGCTTGTTCGAGCAGCTGATTCAGTATCA GTTTGCTTATCTAAAGGTCTTGGTGCTCCAGTTGGATCTGTAATCGTTGGTTCCAATAGCTTTATAACCAAG GCTAGAAGGCTTAGAAAGACCTTAGGTGGTGGAATGAGACAGGTTGGCGTCCTTTGTGCAGCTGCACTTGTTGCTTTACAAGAAAATGTTGGAAAGCTAGAAAGTGATCACAAGAATGCCAGATTTTTTGCTG ATGGATTGAATAAAATTAAAGGACTGAAAGTGGATATTTCTTCTGTGGAAACCAATATG GTCTTTATTGAGATTGAAGAGAGTTCAGGAACTACAGCAGCAAAGATATGCAAGGACTTGGAAGACTATGGCATCCTTCTCTTGCCAATTGGCTCATCAAG ATTGAGAGTTGTGTTCCACCACCAAATATCTAATAGCGATGTGAAGTACGCTTTGTCGTGCTTTCAG CAAGCTGTTTCTGGAGGACTAAATGAAAATGGCAACTAG
- the LOC101515415 gene encoding low-specificity L-threonine aldolase 1-like isoform X2 has product MATRTVDIRSDTVTKPTESMRVAMANADVDDDVLGRDPSCFRLENEVAKIMGKEAGLFVPSGTMGNLISVLVHCDIRGSEVILGDNSHIHIYELGGIATIGGVHPRTVRNNEDGTMDVDLIEAAIRDPKAELAYPTTRLICLENSHGNTGGRCLSVEYIERVGEVAKKHGLKLHIDGARIFNASVALGVPTDKLVRAADSVSVCLSKGLGAPVGSVIVGSNSFITKARRLRKTLGGGMRQVGVLCAAALVALQENVGKLESDHKNARFFADGLNKIKGLKVDISSVETNMVFIEIEESSGTTAAKICKDLEDYGILLLPIGSSRLRVVFHHQISNSDVKYALSCFQQAVSGGLNENGN; this is encoded by the exons ATGGCAACCAGGACAGTGGATATTCGGTCAGATACTGTCACAAAGCCAACTGAATCGATGCGAGTTGCAATGGCAAATGCTGATGTCGATGATGATGTTCTTGGCCGTGACCCTTCTTGTTTTCGCTTAGAAAACGAGGTTGCGAAAATAATGGGGAAGGAAGCTGGTCTTTTTGTACCATCGGGCACTATGGGGAACCTCATATCTGTGCTTGTTCATTGTGATATCAGAGGCAGTGAAGTTATTCTTGGAGACAATTCCCACATCCATATTTATGAGCTTGGTGGCATTGCAACCATTGGAGGAGTACATCCACGAACAGTTAGAAACAATGAAGATGGAACCATGGACGTCGATTTGATTGAAGCTGCTATCAGAGATCCAAAGGCCGAACTCGCTTATCCAACCACAAGGCtcatttgtttggaaaattctCATGGAAA CACTGGTGGTAGATGCCTATCAGTAGAATATATAGAGAGAGTTGGTGAGGTTGCTAAGAAGCATGGATTGAAGCTTCACATTGATGGTGCCCGCATATTCAATGCATCAGTT GCACTTGGTGTTCCTACGGATAAGCTTGTTCGAGCAGCTGATTCAGTATCA GTTTGCTTATCTAAAGGTCTTGGTGCTCCAGTTGGATCTGTAATCGTTGGTTCCAATAGCTTTATAACCAAG GCTAGAAGGCTTAGAAAGACCTTAGGTGGTGGAATGAGACAGGTTGGCGTCCTTTGTGCAGCTGCACTTGTTGCTTTACAAGAAAATGTTGGAAAGCTAGAAAGTGATCACAAGAATGCCAGATTTTTTGCTG ATGGATTGAATAAAATTAAAGGACTGAAAGTGGATATTTCTTCTGTGGAAACCAATATG GTCTTTATTGAGATTGAAGAGAGTTCAGGAACTACAGCAGCAAAGATATGCAAGGACTTGGAAGACTATGGCATCCTTCTCTTGCCAATTGGCTCATCAAG ATTGAGAGTTGTGTTCCACCACCAAATATCTAATAGCGATGTGAAGTACGCTTTGTCGTGCTTTCAG CAAGCTGTTTCTGGAGGACTAAATGAAAATGGCAACTAG
- the LOC101514117 gene encoding uncharacterized protein, which produces MKVPSQRWGYIRIMSGTIFGGILGFYVMHSVETSYKEKMNERLRNYEAELKRKREEKLNEFQESPKF; this is translated from the exons ATGAAGGTTCCTTCTCAGAGATGGGGCTACATTCGAATCATGTCTGGCACAATCTTTGGAGGCATTCTCGGATTCTATGTTATGCACTCTGTTGAAACTAGTTACAAG GAGAAAATGAATGAGAGACTCAGAAACTATGAGGCTGAATTGAAGAGGAAGAGGGAAGAGAAACTTAATGAGTTTCAGGAATCACCCAAGTTTTGA